One region of Dysidea avara chromosome 1, odDysAvar1.4, whole genome shotgun sequence genomic DNA includes:
- the LOC136257659 gene encoding uncharacterized protein, translating into MKCGGIISCCALAIVLLSVVTSTNGALPASLDTKMDITTEGDFGVVNRSESITILAIFRANHMTIARSVKVINNILYMETTATTFESANLLNVQQYNLLRSVSSYKGVRQFSELGEKLPALKFTPSVPTNSTNQPWSCVVHPNNPDWKEMKMSIQGFRIDMSFLQPCTDVPELCLRQIAGC; encoded by the exons ATGAAGTGTGGTGGGATTATCAGTTGTTGTGCTCTAGCCATTGTGCTTCTCTCAGTTGTGACTTCTACAAATG GTGCACTACCAGCTTCACTTGATACGAAGATGGACATAACTACTGAAGGAGACTTTGGAGTTGTTAACAGGTCAGAAAGTATTACCATCTTAGCCATCTTCAGAGCCAATCATATGACCATCGCGAGAAGTGTGAAAGTCATCAATAACATACTCTACATGGAGACCACAGCAACAACTTTTGAATCTGCCAACTTGTTAAATGTACAGCAGTACAATCTACTTCGCAGTGTAAGCAGCTATAAAGGCGTCAGGCAGTTCTCAGAGCTTGGAGAGAAGCTTCCTGCTTTGAAGTTCACTCCCAGTGTCCCTACTAATTCTACTAATCAACCGTGGTCTTGTGTTGTACACCCCAACAACCCAGACTGGAAGGAGATGAAGATGTCAATACAAGGGTTTAGAATTGATATGTCCTTTCTGCAGCCATGTACTGATGTACCAGAACTGTGCTTGCGACAAATAGCTGGCTGCTGA